In Cicer arietinum cultivar CDC Frontier isolate Library 1 chromosome 7, Cicar.CDCFrontier_v2.0, whole genome shotgun sequence, the genomic window TGAAATGAGAAAGCAAGAGAAGAATTAGGCCTTGAAGTTGAAGGTGGAGGGTTATTATTATGGTAAAGGANNNNNNNNNNNNNNNNNNNNNNNNNNNNNNNNNNNNNNNNNNNNNNNNNNNNNNNNNNNNNNNNNNNNNNNNNNNNNNNNNNNNNNNNNNNNNNNNNNNNNNNNNNNNNNNNNNNNNNNNNNNNNNNNNNNNNNNNNNNNNNNNNNNNNNNNNNNNNNNNNNNNNNNNNNNNNNNNNNNNNNNNNNNNNNNNNNNNNNNNNNNNNNNNNNNNNNNNNNNNAGAGTGTTGAAGATGataagaagaagaataagaagaagaagaagagtgTTGATGAGGGTTATAATGATGGTAATTAGAAGTAGTTTCATGAGTGGTTGGTGTTACTAGTGAAGAAGTAGTATCAACAGGATCAAGAAAACTATTTTTAGTGATTGATAAGATTGTTGAAGCAGCAGCATCTGtgttgtttgttgttgttgttttcaaAACTTCCACAGGCTTTCTTGAACGGTTTTTACCTCTATGCATGTGTCTCTCACAGTATTTTGAATCTGGATATGCTTCTTTTGAACACCTCCATTTCTTTCCATCTGTTCTTCTACACCTCCCTGGCTCTGGGTCTATTTTTCTTCCCAATCCCATTGGCAAATAGTTCCACCCAACTGCATGCAACAACATATATTTACCAACCCCTTTTTGTCTCAATAAGTCAAACTAACTATTTCATTCAACAATATCTACAAAAACAATTGCATATACAACACAACAACTTTGGTTTCCAAAGAAAACATATCAGCAAATTTGATTGTGGTTTTCAATCAATTATGACTATgtaaaaagttgatgtatttggaTTAAATTCATCAactaaaattttagtttttctttttgtttaaatttgattccagaataataataataatgaatgaatgaatgatgaATGTATAATGTACACACATAGGATGGATAGTACTTACAGTGCTGAGATTGGTGAGGTAACATCCTTGAAGAAAGAGGAGAGTCTAAGAAGCTTCTTTTGATGGTGAAAAGAAGATCAGGTGGAATGGAAATACCTGAAGCCATGTATTTGTAAACAAGAGCTTGATGTTCAAGCTCTTGCCATTGAGAAGGAGTAAAAGGGTACCTATTTCTTCCATTCATCATAAAGAACAAAGAAGATGAAAAACAAAACTTGTAATGTTGAGAGAAGTATGAGTGTGTTAAAAGGGTTTATTAGTTTAGAGGGTTTAAGAAGAATAGTAGAAGTAGAATAGGTATATTTATTTCAGGGACCATTTGTGTTGCAGAATCTTGTGTACATGAATATGAACTAATGGTTCTGAAATACAGTGCTGCATGCCAAtgctttcttttaatttttttctctgaGCTCTTATTATGACTGCACCTCTCTGCTGTTGCTACTGCTTCTCTGGCACCTCTTGTCTCTCTGACATATTTACGGAAATCCATAAACTaaaggagagagagagagagagagagagagaaagacaAAAGAGGAAAtagttattattagtattattgtaTATGAAACTATTTAAAGAGTTGTTGGTGTCTGTCTGAGAAGATTGTACGGGTTAAGAGCTTTTACTGCTACTAACTCAATTTACTTTTTTCTGTTCCTTTAGCTTCATCTTCAGAACACTCTCTCTGCCTCAGGACACACCCCACCACCCCCCACTTACATTTTGTTCACCCTTTTTTTCTATTTCTGCATTTCACTTTCtgtaaattacttttttattcaataaagaTAAAGTTACATAtgcttcaattattttttttacttgggttatttttttttattgtcctTTAGCTACTTGAATTGAGATATTTTGGCCTTTCTGTTCCTAAGAATCgcatacataaaatatatatatagtgtatgtgataaaaaattagaattaaatgatgtatattattaaaataattactacTTATGTATATTTTATGAGTCAAAGCAAGGGAATCAAGTactctaaataaaaaattgtaccTAATAGTGGTTAGTGACTTAGTGTTCAGACAGTGTAACCTTTGTTCAGTAACATGGTAATAGAACCTGTGTTTACCCTGGAGATTGAAAGAAACACTGTAAACACCAAACTTTAGCTAGACCTGTACATAATGAAACAGCCCTCACATGCTAAAATACAATATATACCAGAAAATGGCAGAAAGTGTGATGTTTTGAGTTTCacaactaataataataataataataatataaattaaccACTTTATTCcataatataaataagttaattaatCAATAGAAATTGCAGAAAGCACGTGCCAACTATTTGGATCATTAAGTCTAAACTGTGACCAGATGGTCACTTTCTTAGCAATAGCATGATAACAGTGTAACACTACAACCTAAGATTGGGATTGTAACAACAATTGGGACCAAGTCAGAATGtttaaaggaccaaaatcaattcaattcaacaAGGGGCATATGAGTAAATGTGACAATAAATTGGCATATGACTATTTATGCTGTTTTGGTTGCATTGAAACCTTTGGTCCTATTATTGCATAGTATGTTTTGGCAGTACTACTGTGCACACTTTAGCACAATTTTCATCCCTTAGAAGATCCAAGTTTCAAATCATTTATCACAAACTTTGTACAACACCCAACTTCAACCGACcagaaataaatatatgtatatctatgtgttttttttaagtaCAAGTATATCTATGTGTTTTATTTTCTCATACCTGTGAACATCTATCATTAGATTTTATGAACTTAGCTTATGCTTGGTTTGGTGTTTGAAGCggtgataattaattttagagttgtaaaattaattttaataagttgaattatttttttttgactaaacttagttttttattttttaacaaaaaaattgatttaaatttgaaattataatttataacttttcagattaaacataatttttacattaaaatttattgttgaagttatttttacataaatatatttaaacatcaaCCATTTcacattcaatatatttttaagtaaaatcaattttattaccaCAAAACTAAACATACATTTAGATTTGGTATCGTCACTATTACATGTATTCGTTTAATTGAGATTGCATAGTCTAGATCTTAAGTAACTCTCAATAAGATGGTCGCacaattattgattatatgaaTCTGTgtagttaattaattatcaaaaatctaaacttaaattttacaaattattttatcttattttcacATCTcgtttttatttgaatattattcGAATTTGATGTGTCACGTATTATCTTTattgtttatataaaattttgtatatgattaatataatatgataatagCTATCGATGTAAAATTTAACGTTTGTAAcgagttttaaataaaatagttttaaaaagttttacTTGGTCTATACTCTTCTCAAACACAAAAATTTCCATCATAATTAATTTGGATGATTAAAATCGTGCATAAATGAGAAAAAAGTGCAAGCAACAGCTGTACCCAATTTCATTATATGTTCCACTTTATGAAAACACAGAGCCTTTGGTCTCTTAATGCACCTCTTTTATATTAACAATCATAGTCATAATCAATTACAGTAAAGTACAAATACTTATCAAAGTAACACATAACTACCAAGTTACTCAAAAGAGTGGcgcatttaattaaaaaaaaggtcTCATGCAAGAAGGACACACAAAAGTGTTTCCATTAATGTAACAGCCATAAGGGAAAATCCCTATAACTTTGCTGTATCATTCTGGTTTTGAATCAAGCAGAACTGCTACTACATCTTGGACTTGTTTGGACCACAAAATTAAGTACATATACTTAAACACACACGCTTATTGATAAGTAATTATATCCCCCAACCTTTTGCAATTGCAAATGACAAAGTAGACATTAAACACACTTTaatgtttgtattttttgtGTATTGTCAATTGGGGGGCCAGAATCTTAGAATACGTGCAAATTCAAGATCTACTGTACTACAATGCTAGTcgaccacaaaaaaaaaaaaaaaaattcccgTGGTATCTTTAAAATTCaagatgttaaattttgaatttagtaTTTGTCTTGTACAAAACAACAATTGTGTTGTGTGATTTGAATATGTGTTTCGTACATGAGATATATACCAATTATTTTTGTCATGTTAGTCCcttcaatttgtttttttgttgcaaattgTTGTTATTGTGACAACTTACCCTAGAGTTTGATTGGATCTAATACCTATCATCTTATTATATATGCTGGTAccgaatttaaattttgttaattttactttatataaatGTTGACACCCATCATTACTCGTGAGTGtaaaaaaaatctcataaatttttatctatattatcttgttttactttttataataatacattatacACATTTCTTTGTTAATCGTTATAGTGCATAATATTTACTAGTTTTGTTAATGATTAATCTCTCAAAgataatttaacaattttatacatatagtatggttaattaaaaatatattgtagacttaaacaaaacaaagaagaacaaaatgaaaaatatatattataaggacaattcataacaaaaaaaaaaagttaaagaaatttaaaacaaaaaaagttagATATATCcgtaaaattaaaaacatttatcAAGTGATTAAGAATTCAATCTCCAACTCTTGTAGGAAAAAAATCTGAATGGGAGAGT contains:
- the LOC101508073 gene encoding growth-regulating factor 3-like isoform X1 — its product is MMNGRNRYPFTPSQWQELEHQALVYKYMASGISIPPDLLFTIKRSFLDSPLSSRMLPHQSQHFGWNYLPMGLGRKIDPEPGRCRRTDGKKWRCSKEAYPDSKYCERHMHRGKNRSRKPVEVLKTTTTNNTDAAASTILSITKNSFLDPVDTTSSLVTPTTHETTSNYHHYNPHQHSSSSSYSSSYHLQHSXLYHNNNPPPSTSRPNSSLAFSFQDNNSAPLFLDSSSSHSNNNNNNTDCRNRYVYGLKEEVDEHAFFTEPSGTMRSLSASSMDDSWQLTPLTISSSSSSKQRSCSGLSNENEYSYLQLQSLSDNNNNNSKQPHQDQSCYISGSDGKEEPQKIFHRFFDEWPPKSRNSWLDLDDKSSTTQLSISIPTSSHDFTTFSSTNQRDG
- the LOC101508073 gene encoding growth-regulating factor 3-like isoform X2 — encoded protein: MMNGRNRYPFTPSQWQELEHQALVYKYMASGISIPPDLLFTIKRSFLDSPLSSRMLPHQSQHFGWNYLPMGLGRKIDPEPGRCRRTDGKKWRCSKEAYPDSKYCERHMHRGKNRSRKPVEVLKTTTTNNTDAAASTILSITKNSFLDPVDTTSSLVTPTTHETTSNYHHYNPHQHSSSSSYSSSYHLQHSXLYHNNNPPPSTSRPNSSLAFSFQDNNSAPLFLDSSSSHSNNNNNNTDCRYVYGLKEEVDEHAFFTEPSGTMRSLSASSMDDSWQLTPLTISSSSSSKQRSCSGLSNENEYSYLQLQSLSDNNNNNSKQPHQDQSCYISGSDGKEEPQKIFHRFFDEWPPKSRNSWLDLDDKSSTTQLSISIPTSSHDFTTFSSTNQRDG